The Euphorbia lathyris chromosome 8, ddEupLath1.1, whole genome shotgun sequence genome has a window encoding:
- the LOC136203077 gene encoding transcription factor MYB114-like, which translates to MLEMEHTLKLKKGSWITEEDDRLRRYIEEYGEGEWHRIPLRSGLNRCRKSCRLRWLNYLKPNIKKGNFEADEVDLIVRLHKLLGNRWSLIAGRLPGRTAHDVKNYCNTHSKKQSSPKEITKLKITRHTIFKPQPLAFSKKCSFKHSIDDNDNGVEQKMKEVNNNGALAENIAQHIGSNADNNNINQTCYAQDKSMSSDFFLDDDVGFWDIFDSAQDLFM; encoded by the exons atgctTGAAATGGAGCATACCTTAAAACTGAAAAAAGGATCATGGATTACTGAAGAAGATGATCGTCTACGAAGATACATAGAAGAGTATGGTGAAGGAGAGTGGCATCGCATTCCACTACGatcag GCTTGAATAGATGCAGAAAAAGCTGCCGATTAAGATGGTTGAATTATCTCAAACCAAATATAAAAAAGGGAAATTTTGAAGCGGACGAAGTTGACTTAATTGTGCGACTGCATAAACTCTTAGGTAACAG ATGGTCATTAATTGCTGGCAGATTGCCAGGAAGAACTGCACATGATGTAAAGAATTACTGCAACACTCATAGTAAGAAACAAAGTTCTCcaaaagaaattacaaaattaaagaTAACAAGACACACCATCTTCAAGCCACAACCACTTGCATTCTCTAAAAAGTGTTCCTTCAAGCATAGTATTGATGATAATGACAATGGAGTGGAGCAAAAAATGAAGGAAGTAAACAACAATGGTGCATTGGCAGAAAATATTGCACAACATATTGGAAGTAATGCAGACAACAACAATATTAACCAGACTTGTTATGCACAAGATAAAAGCATGTCAAGTGACTTTTTTCTTGATGATGATGTAGGATTTTGGGATATTTTTGATTCTGCACAAGATTTATTTATGTGA